A genomic stretch from Papio anubis isolate 15944 chromosome 18, Panubis1.0, whole genome shotgun sequence includes:
- the PRSS53 gene encoding serine protease 53 isoform X2 has translation MKWSWGPVLLFAGATVLMEGLQAAQRACGQRGPGPPKPQEGNTVPGEWPWQASVRRQGAHICSGSLVADTWVLTAAHCFEKAAEVELNSWSVVLGSLQREGLSPGAEEVGVAALQLPRAYNHYSQGSDLALLRLTHPVTHTPLCLPQPAHRFPFGASCWATGWDQDTGDGKCWPRLKLREALCLPSVTISAPNCPGFQSPLLLRSQTPAPAPSLSLAPGTLRNLRLRLISRPTCNCIYNQLHQRHLSNPAQPGMLCGGPQPGVQGPCQGDSGGPVLCLEPDGHWVQAGIISFASSCAQEDTPVLLTNTAAHSSWLQARVQGAAFLAQSPETPEMSDEDSCVACGSLRTAGPQAGAPSPWPWDARLMHQGQLACGGALVSEETVLTAAHCFIGRQAPEEWSVGLGTRPEEWGLKQLILHGAYTHPEGGYDVALLLLAQPVTLGASLRPLCLPYADHHLPDGERGWVLGRARPGAGISSPQTVPVTLLGPRACSRLHTAPGGDGSTILPGMVCTSAVGELPSCEGLSGAPLVHEVRGTWFLAGLHSFGDACQGPARPAVFTALPAYEDWVSSLDWQVYFAEEPEPEAEPGSCLANMSMWPWDLLPNPASPGPFSLQ, from the exons ATGAAGTGGAGCTGGGGCCCAGTGCTGCTCTTCGCGGGTGCCACGGTCCTCATGGAGG GTCTTCAAGCCGCTCAGCGTG CCTGTGGACAGCGTGGCCCCGGTCCCCCCAAGCCTCAGGAGGGCAACACAGTCCCCGGCGAGTGGCCCTGGCAGGCCAGTGTGAGGAGGCAGGGAGCCCACATCTGCAGCGGCTCCCTGGTGGCGGACACCTGGGTCCTCACCGCTGCCCACTGCTTTGAAAA gGCAGCAGAGGTAGAACTGAACTCCTGGTCAGTGGTCCTGGGTTCTCTGCAGCGTGAGGGACTCAGCCCTGGGGCCGAAGAGGTGGGGGTGGCTGCCCTGCAGTTGCCCAGGGCCTATAACCACTATAGCCAGGGCTCAGACCTGGCCCTGCTGCGGCTCACCCACCCCGTGACCCACACAcccctctgcctgccccagcctgcccATCGCTTCCCCTTTGGAGCCTCCTGCTGGGCCACTGGCTGGGATCAGGACACCGGTGATGGTAAGTGCTGGCCcagactgaagctcagagaggcacTCTGCTTGCCCAGCGTCACCATCTCAGCTCCCAACTGTCCTGGCTTCCAGTCTCCCTTGCTTCTCAGATCCCagactccagccccagccccgtcTCTTTCATTAGCTCCTGGGACCCTACGGAATCTGCGCCTGCGTCTCATCAGTCGCCCCACATGTAACTGCATCTACAACCAGCTGCACCAGCGACACCTGTCCAACCCGGCCCAGCCTGGGATGCTATGTGGGGGcccccagcctggggtgcagggGCCCTGTCAG GGAGATTCCGGGGGCCCTGTGCTGTGCCTCGAGCCCGATGGACACTGGGTTCAGGCTGGCATCATCAGCTTTGCATCAAGCTGTGCCCAGGAGGACACTCCTGTGCTGCTGACCAACACAGCTGCTCACAGTTCCTGGTTGCAGGCTCGAGTTCAGGGGGCGGCTTTCCTGGCCCAGAGCCCAGAGACCCCAGAGATGAGTGACGAGGACAGCTGTGTAG CCTGTGGATCCTTGAGGACAGCAGGTCCCCAGGCAGGAGCACCCTCCCCGTGGCCCTGGGATGCCAGACTGATGCACCAGGGGCAGCTGGCCTGTGGCGGAGCCCTGGTGTCAGAGGAGACAGTGCTGACTGCTGCCCACTGCTTCATTGG GCGCCAGGCCCCAGAGGAATGGAGCGTAGGGCTGGGGACCAGACCGGAGGAGTGGGGCCTGAAGCAGCTCATCCTGCATGGGGCCTACACCCACCCCGAGGGGGGCTACGACGTGGCCCTCCTGCTGCTGGCCCAGCCTGTGACACTGGGCGCCAGCCTGCGGCCCCTCTGCCTGCCCTATGCTGACCACCACCTGCCTGACGGGGAGCGCGGCTGGGTCCTGGGACGGGCCCGCCCAGGAGCAG GCATCAGCTCCCCCCAGACAGTGCCCGTGACCCTCCTGGGGCCTAGGGCCTGCAGCCGGCTGCATACAGCTCCTGGGGGTGACGGCAGCACTATTCTGCCGGGGATGGTGTGTACCAGTGCTGTGGGTGAGCTGCCCAGCTGTGAG GGCCTGTCTGGGGCACCACTGGTGCATGAGGTGAGGGGCACGTGGTTCCTGGCCGGGCTGCACAGCTTCGGAGATGCTTGCCAAGGCCCCGCCAGGCCGGCGGTCTTCACTGCGCTCCCTGCCTACGAGGACTGGGTCAGCAGTTTGGACTGGCAAGTCTACTTCGCCGAGGAGCCAGAGCCCGAGGCCGAGCCTGGAagctgcctggccaacatgagtaTGTGGCCCTGGGACCTCCTGCCAAACCCTGCCTCTCCAGGACCCTTCTCTCTCCAGTGA
- the PRSS53 gene encoding serine protease 53 isoform X6 gives MKWSWGPVLLFAGATVLMEGLQAAQRACGQRGPGPPKPQEGNTVPGEWPWQASVRRQGAHICSGSLVADTWVLTAAHCFEKAAEVELNSWSVVLGSLQREGLSPGAEEVGVAALQLPRAYNHYSQGSDLALLRLTHPVTHTPLCLPQPAHRFPFGASCWATGWDQDTGDAPGTLRNLRLRLISRPTCNCIYNQLHQRHLSNPAQPGMLCGGPQPGVQGPCQGDSGGPVLCLEPDGHWVQAGIISFASSCAQEDTPVLLTNTAAHSSWLQARVQGAAFLAQSPETPEMSDEDSCVACGSLRTAGPQAGAPSPWPWDARLMHQGQLACGGALVSEETVLTAAHCFIGRQAPEEWSVGLGTRPEEWGLKQLILHGAYTHPEGGYDVALLLLAQPVTLGASLRPLCLPYADHHLPDGERGWVLGRARPGAGISSPQTVPVTLLGPRACSRLHTAPGGDGSTILPGMVCTSAVGELPSCEGLSGAPLVHEVRGTWFLAGLHSFGDACQGPARPAVFTALPAYEDWVSSLDWQVYFAEEPEPEAEPGSCLANMSMWPWDLLPNPASPGPFSLQ, from the exons ATGAAGTGGAGCTGGGGCCCAGTGCTGCTCTTCGCGGGTGCCACGGTCCTCATGGAGG GTCTTCAAGCCGCTCAGCGTG CCTGTGGACAGCGTGGCCCCGGTCCCCCCAAGCCTCAGGAGGGCAACACAGTCCCCGGCGAGTGGCCCTGGCAGGCCAGTGTGAGGAGGCAGGGAGCCCACATCTGCAGCGGCTCCCTGGTGGCGGACACCTGGGTCCTCACCGCTGCCCACTGCTTTGAAAA gGCAGCAGAGGTAGAACTGAACTCCTGGTCAGTGGTCCTGGGTTCTCTGCAGCGTGAGGGACTCAGCCCTGGGGCCGAAGAGGTGGGGGTGGCTGCCCTGCAGTTGCCCAGGGCCTATAACCACTATAGCCAGGGCTCAGACCTGGCCCTGCTGCGGCTCACCCACCCCGTGACCCACACAcccctctgcctgccccagcctgcccATCGCTTCCCCTTTGGAGCCTCCTGCTGGGCCACTGGCTGGGATCAGGACACCGGTGATG CTCCTGGGACCCTACGGAATCTGCGCCTGCGTCTCATCAGTCGCCCCACATGTAACTGCATCTACAACCAGCTGCACCAGCGACACCTGTCCAACCCGGCCCAGCCTGGGATGCTATGTGGGGGcccccagcctggggtgcagggGCCCTGTCAG GGAGATTCCGGGGGCCCTGTGCTGTGCCTCGAGCCCGATGGACACTGGGTTCAGGCTGGCATCATCAGCTTTGCATCAAGCTGTGCCCAGGAGGACACTCCTGTGCTGCTGACCAACACAGCTGCTCACAGTTCCTGGTTGCAGGCTCGAGTTCAGGGGGCGGCTTTCCTGGCCCAGAGCCCAGAGACCCCAGAGATGAGTGACGAGGACAGCTGTGTAG CCTGTGGATCCTTGAGGACAGCAGGTCCCCAGGCAGGAGCACCCTCCCCGTGGCCCTGGGATGCCAGACTGATGCACCAGGGGCAGCTGGCCTGTGGCGGAGCCCTGGTGTCAGAGGAGACAGTGCTGACTGCTGCCCACTGCTTCATTGG GCGCCAGGCCCCAGAGGAATGGAGCGTAGGGCTGGGGACCAGACCGGAGGAGTGGGGCCTGAAGCAGCTCATCCTGCATGGGGCCTACACCCACCCCGAGGGGGGCTACGACGTGGCCCTCCTGCTGCTGGCCCAGCCTGTGACACTGGGCGCCAGCCTGCGGCCCCTCTGCCTGCCCTATGCTGACCACCACCTGCCTGACGGGGAGCGCGGCTGGGTCCTGGGACGGGCCCGCCCAGGAGCAG GCATCAGCTCCCCCCAGACAGTGCCCGTGACCCTCCTGGGGCCTAGGGCCTGCAGCCGGCTGCATACAGCTCCTGGGGGTGACGGCAGCACTATTCTGCCGGGGATGGTGTGTACCAGTGCTGTGGGTGAGCTGCCCAGCTGTGAG GGCCTGTCTGGGGCACCACTGGTGCATGAGGTGAGGGGCACGTGGTTCCTGGCCGGGCTGCACAGCTTCGGAGATGCTTGCCAAGGCCCCGCCAGGCCGGCGGTCTTCACTGCGCTCCCTGCCTACGAGGACTGGGTCAGCAGTTTGGACTGGCAAGTCTACTTCGCCGAGGAGCCAGAGCCCGAGGCCGAGCCTGGAagctgcctggccaacatgagtaTGTGGCCCTGGGACCTCCTGCCAAACCCTGCCTCTCCAGGACCCTTCTCTCTCCAGTGA
- the PRSS53 gene encoding serine protease 53 isoform X7 yields the protein MKWSWGPVLLFAGATVLMEGLQAAQRACGQRGPGPPKPQEGNTVPGEWPWQASVRRQGAHICSGSLVADTWVLTAAHCFEKAAEVELNSWSVVLGSLQREGLSPGAEEPAHRFPFGASCWATGWDQDTGDAPGTLRNLRLRLISRPTCNCIYNQLHQRHLSNPAQPGMLCGGPQPGVQGPCQGDSGGPVLCLEPDGHWVQAGIISFASSCAQEDTPVLLTNTAAHSSWLQARVQGAAFLAQSPETPEMSDEDSCVACGSLRTAGPQAGAPSPWPWDARLMHQGQLACGGALVSEETVLTAAHCFIGRQAPEEWSVGLGTRPEEWGLKQLILHGAYTHPEGGYDVALLLLAQPVTLGASLRPLCLPYADHHLPDGERGWVLGRARPGAGISSPQTVPVTLLGPRACSRLHTAPGGDGSTILPGMVCTSAVGELPSCEANQPAADRGPGRSQDKRMQTGKQHYCPCPPHLAMCDSRHQGRLRSPAAVGRNLSGATGAHSPPCRTAVSVDTPTPSSAPTQASQLSSSFTLSDTITPAMCFENFFFWGAAVFLFLNLNKLLQNRL from the exons ATGAAGTGGAGCTGGGGCCCAGTGCTGCTCTTCGCGGGTGCCACGGTCCTCATGGAGG GTCTTCAAGCCGCTCAGCGTG CCTGTGGACAGCGTGGCCCCGGTCCCCCCAAGCCTCAGGAGGGCAACACAGTCCCCGGCGAGTGGCCCTGGCAGGCCAGTGTGAGGAGGCAGGGAGCCCACATCTGCAGCGGCTCCCTGGTGGCGGACACCTGGGTCCTCACCGCTGCCCACTGCTTTGAAAA gGCAGCAGAGGTAGAACTGAACTCCTGGTCAGTGGTCCTGGGTTCTCTGCAGCGTGAGGGACTCAGCCCTGGGGCCGAAGAG cctgcccATCGCTTCCCCTTTGGAGCCTCCTGCTGGGCCACTGGCTGGGATCAGGACACCGGTGATG CTCCTGGGACCCTACGGAATCTGCGCCTGCGTCTCATCAGTCGCCCCACATGTAACTGCATCTACAACCAGCTGCACCAGCGACACCTGTCCAACCCGGCCCAGCCTGGGATGCTATGTGGGGGcccccagcctggggtgcagggGCCCTGTCAG GGAGATTCCGGGGGCCCTGTGCTGTGCCTCGAGCCCGATGGACACTGGGTTCAGGCTGGCATCATCAGCTTTGCATCAAGCTGTGCCCAGGAGGACACTCCTGTGCTGCTGACCAACACAGCTGCTCACAGTTCCTGGTTGCAGGCTCGAGTTCAGGGGGCGGCTTTCCTGGCCCAGAGCCCAGAGACCCCAGAGATGAGTGACGAGGACAGCTGTGTAG CCTGTGGATCCTTGAGGACAGCAGGTCCCCAGGCAGGAGCACCCTCCCCGTGGCCCTGGGATGCCAGACTGATGCACCAGGGGCAGCTGGCCTGTGGCGGAGCCCTGGTGTCAGAGGAGACAGTGCTGACTGCTGCCCACTGCTTCATTGG GCGCCAGGCCCCAGAGGAATGGAGCGTAGGGCTGGGGACCAGACCGGAGGAGTGGGGCCTGAAGCAGCTCATCCTGCATGGGGCCTACACCCACCCCGAGGGGGGCTACGACGTGGCCCTCCTGCTGCTGGCCCAGCCTGTGACACTGGGCGCCAGCCTGCGGCCCCTCTGCCTGCCCTATGCTGACCACCACCTGCCTGACGGGGAGCGCGGCTGGGTCCTGGGACGGGCCCGCCCAGGAGCAG GCATCAGCTCCCCCCAGACAGTGCCCGTGACCCTCCTGGGGCCTAGGGCCTGCAGCCGGCTGCATACAGCTCCTGGGGGTGACGGCAGCACTATTCTGCCGGGGATGGTGTGTACCAGTGCTGTGGGTGAGCTGCCCAGCTGTGAG GCCAACCAGCCAGCTGCTGACAGGGGACCTGGCCGTTCTCAGGACAAGAGAATGCAGACAGGCAAACAGCATTActgcccctgccctccccaccttgCCATGTGTGATTCCAGGCACCAGGGCAGGCTGAGAAGCCCAGCAGCTGTAGGAAGGAACCTGTCTGGGGCCACAGGTGCCCACTCCCCACCCTGCAGGACAGCGGTGTCTGTGGACACTCCCACACCCAGCTCTGCTCCCACACAGGCATCCCAGCTTTCCTCCTCCTTTACCCTTTCAGATACAATCACGCCAGCCATgtgttttgaaaatttctttttttggggggcagcagttttcctttttttaaacttaaataaattgttacaaaatagactttag
- the PRSS53 gene encoding serine protease 53 isoform X8 — protein MKWSWGPVLLFAGATVLMEGLQAAQRACGQRGPGPPKPQEGNTVPGEWPWQASVRRQGAHICSGSLVADTWVLTAAHCFEKAAEVELNSWSVVLGSLQREGLSPGAEEVGVAALQLPRAYNHYSQGSDLALLRLTHPVTHTPLCLPQPAHRFPFGASCWATGWDQDTGDAPGTLRNLRLRLISRPTCNCIYNQLHQRHLSNPAQPGMLCGGPQPGVQGPCQGDSGGPVLCLEPDGHWVQAGIISFASSCAQEDTPVLLTNTAAHSSWLQARVQGAAFLAQSPETPEMSDEDSCVACGSLRTAGPQAGAPSPWPWDARLMHQGQLACGGALVSEETVLTAAHCFIGRQAPEEWSVGLGTRPEEWGLKQLILHGAYTHPEGGYDVALLLLAQPVTLGASLRPLCLPYADHHLPDGERGWVLGRARPGAGISSPQTVPVTLLGPRACSRLHTAPGGDGSTILPGMVCTSAVGELPSCEGLSGAPLVHEVRGTWFLAGLHSFGDACQGPARPAVFTALPAYEDWVSSLDWQVYFAEEPEPEAEPGSCLANMSQPASC, from the exons ATGAAGTGGAGCTGGGGCCCAGTGCTGCTCTTCGCGGGTGCCACGGTCCTCATGGAGG GTCTTCAAGCCGCTCAGCGTG CCTGTGGACAGCGTGGCCCCGGTCCCCCCAAGCCTCAGGAGGGCAACACAGTCCCCGGCGAGTGGCCCTGGCAGGCCAGTGTGAGGAGGCAGGGAGCCCACATCTGCAGCGGCTCCCTGGTGGCGGACACCTGGGTCCTCACCGCTGCCCACTGCTTTGAAAA gGCAGCAGAGGTAGAACTGAACTCCTGGTCAGTGGTCCTGGGTTCTCTGCAGCGTGAGGGACTCAGCCCTGGGGCCGAAGAGGTGGGGGTGGCTGCCCTGCAGTTGCCCAGGGCCTATAACCACTATAGCCAGGGCTCAGACCTGGCCCTGCTGCGGCTCACCCACCCCGTGACCCACACAcccctctgcctgccccagcctgcccATCGCTTCCCCTTTGGAGCCTCCTGCTGGGCCACTGGCTGGGATCAGGACACCGGTGATG CTCCTGGGACCCTACGGAATCTGCGCCTGCGTCTCATCAGTCGCCCCACATGTAACTGCATCTACAACCAGCTGCACCAGCGACACCTGTCCAACCCGGCCCAGCCTGGGATGCTATGTGGGGGcccccagcctggggtgcagggGCCCTGTCAG GGAGATTCCGGGGGCCCTGTGCTGTGCCTCGAGCCCGATGGACACTGGGTTCAGGCTGGCATCATCAGCTTTGCATCAAGCTGTGCCCAGGAGGACACTCCTGTGCTGCTGACCAACACAGCTGCTCACAGTTCCTGGTTGCAGGCTCGAGTTCAGGGGGCGGCTTTCCTGGCCCAGAGCCCAGAGACCCCAGAGATGAGTGACGAGGACAGCTGTGTAG CCTGTGGATCCTTGAGGACAGCAGGTCCCCAGGCAGGAGCACCCTCCCCGTGGCCCTGGGATGCCAGACTGATGCACCAGGGGCAGCTGGCCTGTGGCGGAGCCCTGGTGTCAGAGGAGACAGTGCTGACTGCTGCCCACTGCTTCATTGG GCGCCAGGCCCCAGAGGAATGGAGCGTAGGGCTGGGGACCAGACCGGAGGAGTGGGGCCTGAAGCAGCTCATCCTGCATGGGGCCTACACCCACCCCGAGGGGGGCTACGACGTGGCCCTCCTGCTGCTGGCCCAGCCTGTGACACTGGGCGCCAGCCTGCGGCCCCTCTGCCTGCCCTATGCTGACCACCACCTGCCTGACGGGGAGCGCGGCTGGGTCCTGGGACGGGCCCGCCCAGGAGCAG GCATCAGCTCCCCCCAGACAGTGCCCGTGACCCTCCTGGGGCCTAGGGCCTGCAGCCGGCTGCATACAGCTCCTGGGGGTGACGGCAGCACTATTCTGCCGGGGATGGTGTGTACCAGTGCTGTGGGTGAGCTGCCCAGCTGTGAG GGCCTGTCTGGGGCACCACTGGTGCATGAGGTGAGGGGCACGTGGTTCCTGGCCGGGCTGCACAGCTTCGGAGATGCTTGCCAAGGCCCCGCCAGGCCGGCGGTCTTCACTGCGCTCCCTGCCTACGAGGACTGGGTCAGCAGTTTGGACTGGCAAGTCTACTTCGCCGAGGAGCCAGAGCCCGAGGCCGAGCCTGGAagctgcctggccaacatga GCCAACCAGCCAGCTGCTGA
- the PRSS53 gene encoding serine protease 53 isoform X3 translates to MKWSWGPVLLFAGATVLMEGLQAAQRACGQRGPGPPKPQEGNTVPGEWPWQASVRRQGAHICSGSLVADTWVLTAAHCFEKAAEVELNSWSVVLGSLQREGLSPGAEEPAHRFPFGASCWATGWDQDTGDGKCWPRLKLREALCLPSVTISAPNCPGFQSPLLLRSQTPAPAPSLSLAPGTLRNLRLRLISRPTCNCIYNQLHQRHLSNPAQPGMLCGGPQPGVQGPCQGDSGGPVLCLEPDGHWVQAGIISFASSCAQEDTPVLLTNTAAHSSWLQARVQGAAFLAQSPETPEMSDEDSCVACGSLRTAGPQAGAPSPWPWDARLMHQGQLACGGALVSEETVLTAAHCFIGRQAPEEWSVGLGTRPEEWGLKQLILHGAYTHPEGGYDVALLLLAQPVTLGASLRPLCLPYADHHLPDGERGWVLGRARPGAGISSPQTVPVTLLGPRACSRLHTAPGGDGSTILPGMVCTSAVGELPSCEANQPAADRGPGRSQDKRMQTGKQHYCPCPPHLAMCDSRHQGRLRSPAAVGRNLSGATGAHSPPCRTAVSVDTPTPSSAPTQASQLSSSFTLSDTITPAMCFENFFFWGAAVFLFLNLNKLLQNRL, encoded by the exons ATGAAGTGGAGCTGGGGCCCAGTGCTGCTCTTCGCGGGTGCCACGGTCCTCATGGAGG GTCTTCAAGCCGCTCAGCGTG CCTGTGGACAGCGTGGCCCCGGTCCCCCCAAGCCTCAGGAGGGCAACACAGTCCCCGGCGAGTGGCCCTGGCAGGCCAGTGTGAGGAGGCAGGGAGCCCACATCTGCAGCGGCTCCCTGGTGGCGGACACCTGGGTCCTCACCGCTGCCCACTGCTTTGAAAA gGCAGCAGAGGTAGAACTGAACTCCTGGTCAGTGGTCCTGGGTTCTCTGCAGCGTGAGGGACTCAGCCCTGGGGCCGAAGAG cctgcccATCGCTTCCCCTTTGGAGCCTCCTGCTGGGCCACTGGCTGGGATCAGGACACCGGTGATGGTAAGTGCTGGCCcagactgaagctcagagaggcacTCTGCTTGCCCAGCGTCACCATCTCAGCTCCCAACTGTCCTGGCTTCCAGTCTCCCTTGCTTCTCAGATCCCagactccagccccagccccgtcTCTTTCATTAGCTCCTGGGACCCTACGGAATCTGCGCCTGCGTCTCATCAGTCGCCCCACATGTAACTGCATCTACAACCAGCTGCACCAGCGACACCTGTCCAACCCGGCCCAGCCTGGGATGCTATGTGGGGGcccccagcctggggtgcagggGCCCTGTCAG GGAGATTCCGGGGGCCCTGTGCTGTGCCTCGAGCCCGATGGACACTGGGTTCAGGCTGGCATCATCAGCTTTGCATCAAGCTGTGCCCAGGAGGACACTCCTGTGCTGCTGACCAACACAGCTGCTCACAGTTCCTGGTTGCAGGCTCGAGTTCAGGGGGCGGCTTTCCTGGCCCAGAGCCCAGAGACCCCAGAGATGAGTGACGAGGACAGCTGTGTAG CCTGTGGATCCTTGAGGACAGCAGGTCCCCAGGCAGGAGCACCCTCCCCGTGGCCCTGGGATGCCAGACTGATGCACCAGGGGCAGCTGGCCTGTGGCGGAGCCCTGGTGTCAGAGGAGACAGTGCTGACTGCTGCCCACTGCTTCATTGG GCGCCAGGCCCCAGAGGAATGGAGCGTAGGGCTGGGGACCAGACCGGAGGAGTGGGGCCTGAAGCAGCTCATCCTGCATGGGGCCTACACCCACCCCGAGGGGGGCTACGACGTGGCCCTCCTGCTGCTGGCCCAGCCTGTGACACTGGGCGCCAGCCTGCGGCCCCTCTGCCTGCCCTATGCTGACCACCACCTGCCTGACGGGGAGCGCGGCTGGGTCCTGGGACGGGCCCGCCCAGGAGCAG GCATCAGCTCCCCCCAGACAGTGCCCGTGACCCTCCTGGGGCCTAGGGCCTGCAGCCGGCTGCATACAGCTCCTGGGGGTGACGGCAGCACTATTCTGCCGGGGATGGTGTGTACCAGTGCTGTGGGTGAGCTGCCCAGCTGTGAG GCCAACCAGCCAGCTGCTGACAGGGGACCTGGCCGTTCTCAGGACAAGAGAATGCAGACAGGCAAACAGCATTActgcccctgccctccccaccttgCCATGTGTGATTCCAGGCACCAGGGCAGGCTGAGAAGCCCAGCAGCTGTAGGAAGGAACCTGTCTGGGGCCACAGGTGCCCACTCCCCACCCTGCAGGACAGCGGTGTCTGTGGACACTCCCACACCCAGCTCTGCTCCCACACAGGCATCCCAGCTTTCCTCCTCCTTTACCCTTTCAGATACAATCACGCCAGCCATgtgttttgaaaatttctttttttggggggcagcagttttcctttttttaaacttaaataaattgttacaaaatagactttag
- the PRSS53 gene encoding serine protease 53 isoform X1 has product MKWSWGPVLLFAGATVLMEGLQAAQRACGQRGPGPPKPQEGNTVPGEWPWQASVRRQGAHICSGSLVADTWVLTAAHCFEKAAEVELNSWSVVLGSLQREGLSPGAEEVGVAALQLPRAYNHYSQGSDLALLRLTHPVTHTPLCLPQPAHRFPFGASCWATGWDQDTGDGKCWPRLKLREALCLPSVTISAPNCPGFQSPLLLRSQTPAPAPSLSLAPGTLRNLRLRLISRPTCNCIYNQLHQRHLSNPAQPGMLCGGPQPGVQGPCQGDSGGPVLCLEPDGHWVQAGIISFASSCAQEDTPVLLTNTAAHSSWLQARVQGAAFLAQSPETPEMSDEDSCVACGSLRTAGPQAGAPSPWPWDARLMHQGQLACGGALVSEETVLTAAHCFIGRQAPEEWSVGLGTRPEEWGLKQLILHGAYTHPEGGYDVALLLLAQPVTLGASLRPLCLPYADHHLPDGERGWVLGRARPGAGISSPQTVPVTLLGPRACSRLHTAPGGDGSTILPGMVCTSAVGELPSCEANQPAADRGPGRSQDKRMQTGKQHYCPCPPHLAMCDSRHQGRLRSPAAVGRNLSGATGAHSPPCRTAVSVDTPTPSSAPTQASQLSSSFTLSDTITPAMCFENFFFWGAAVFLFLNLNKLLQNRL; this is encoded by the exons ATGAAGTGGAGCTGGGGCCCAGTGCTGCTCTTCGCGGGTGCCACGGTCCTCATGGAGG GTCTTCAAGCCGCTCAGCGTG CCTGTGGACAGCGTGGCCCCGGTCCCCCCAAGCCTCAGGAGGGCAACACAGTCCCCGGCGAGTGGCCCTGGCAGGCCAGTGTGAGGAGGCAGGGAGCCCACATCTGCAGCGGCTCCCTGGTGGCGGACACCTGGGTCCTCACCGCTGCCCACTGCTTTGAAAA gGCAGCAGAGGTAGAACTGAACTCCTGGTCAGTGGTCCTGGGTTCTCTGCAGCGTGAGGGACTCAGCCCTGGGGCCGAAGAGGTGGGGGTGGCTGCCCTGCAGTTGCCCAGGGCCTATAACCACTATAGCCAGGGCTCAGACCTGGCCCTGCTGCGGCTCACCCACCCCGTGACCCACACAcccctctgcctgccccagcctgcccATCGCTTCCCCTTTGGAGCCTCCTGCTGGGCCACTGGCTGGGATCAGGACACCGGTGATGGTAAGTGCTGGCCcagactgaagctcagagaggcacTCTGCTTGCCCAGCGTCACCATCTCAGCTCCCAACTGTCCTGGCTTCCAGTCTCCCTTGCTTCTCAGATCCCagactccagccccagccccgtcTCTTTCATTAGCTCCTGGGACCCTACGGAATCTGCGCCTGCGTCTCATCAGTCGCCCCACATGTAACTGCATCTACAACCAGCTGCACCAGCGACACCTGTCCAACCCGGCCCAGCCTGGGATGCTATGTGGGGGcccccagcctggggtgcagggGCCCTGTCAG GGAGATTCCGGGGGCCCTGTGCTGTGCCTCGAGCCCGATGGACACTGGGTTCAGGCTGGCATCATCAGCTTTGCATCAAGCTGTGCCCAGGAGGACACTCCTGTGCTGCTGACCAACACAGCTGCTCACAGTTCCTGGTTGCAGGCTCGAGTTCAGGGGGCGGCTTTCCTGGCCCAGAGCCCAGAGACCCCAGAGATGAGTGACGAGGACAGCTGTGTAG CCTGTGGATCCTTGAGGACAGCAGGTCCCCAGGCAGGAGCACCCTCCCCGTGGCCCTGGGATGCCAGACTGATGCACCAGGGGCAGCTGGCCTGTGGCGGAGCCCTGGTGTCAGAGGAGACAGTGCTGACTGCTGCCCACTGCTTCATTGG GCGCCAGGCCCCAGAGGAATGGAGCGTAGGGCTGGGGACCAGACCGGAGGAGTGGGGCCTGAAGCAGCTCATCCTGCATGGGGCCTACACCCACCCCGAGGGGGGCTACGACGTGGCCCTCCTGCTGCTGGCCCAGCCTGTGACACTGGGCGCCAGCCTGCGGCCCCTCTGCCTGCCCTATGCTGACCACCACCTGCCTGACGGGGAGCGCGGCTGGGTCCTGGGACGGGCCCGCCCAGGAGCAG GCATCAGCTCCCCCCAGACAGTGCCCGTGACCCTCCTGGGGCCTAGGGCCTGCAGCCGGCTGCATACAGCTCCTGGGGGTGACGGCAGCACTATTCTGCCGGGGATGGTGTGTACCAGTGCTGTGGGTGAGCTGCCCAGCTGTGAG GCCAACCAGCCAGCTGCTGACAGGGGACCTGGCCGTTCTCAGGACAAGAGAATGCAGACAGGCAAACAGCATTActgcccctgccctccccaccttgCCATGTGTGATTCCAGGCACCAGGGCAGGCTGAGAAGCCCAGCAGCTGTAGGAAGGAACCTGTCTGGGGCCACAGGTGCCCACTCCCCACCCTGCAGGACAGCGGTGTCTGTGGACACTCCCACACCCAGCTCTGCTCCCACACAGGCATCCCAGCTTTCCTCCTCCTTTACCCTTTCAGATACAATCACGCCAGCCATgtgttttgaaaatttctttttttggggggcagcagttttcctttttttaaacttaaataaattgttacaaaatagactttag